Proteins from a single region of Ziziphus jujuba cultivar Dongzao chromosome 1, ASM3175591v1:
- the LOC107431956 gene encoding DEAD-box ATP-dependent RNA helicase 32, with protein sequence MKKPKAKSSSKQKKLSEVKEIELLNSWIEAQKPESGFNPLSLPPLSKEERRVGANSFPRYSGATLFSELPISKKTKDALRQSKFIEMTDIQRASLPHALCGRDILGAAKTGSGKTLAFVIPVLEKLYKERWGHEDGVGCIIISPTRELAGQLFDVLKLVGKYHGFSSGLLIGGRKDVKSEKERVNELNILVCTPGRLLQHMDETPYFDCSQLQVLVLDEADRILDVGFKKELNAIISQLPKRRQTFLFSATQTKSVQDLARLSLKDPEYISVHEESEKATPTGLQETAIIVSLDEKLEMLWSFIKAHLKSKILVFLSTRKQVKFVYEAFKKLRPGIPLMCLYGKMKLEKRLGVYSQFCEKHSVLFCTDVAARGLDFNRAVDWVVQVDCPENVETYIHRVGRTARYQSGGRSVLFLMPSETKMLEKLRAAKSPIQSIKANKKRLQPISGLLSALLVKYTELQNTAQRAFKTYLLSIHKQKDKEIFDVLKLPLDKFSASMGLPFVPKVRFLNKKSKQNSLQEKSSYLQPENSEKDDDLENPSEDLKPVNSEENDLDIPRKELDIGNFKEEKVDRGFLLEEDAVNEDGKAGDVKDIVPATRILKKKKLKINIHRPVGTRVVFDEEGKTLPPLARIADMNGANDSLLLDQDKKKEYYKKMREQLKQVDKEDKLLESKRRREKRIKEKLKRKRNNVEEEDSEQGVDSGSEEEASRDRSHKRSKIYFDSDNEDGEGRANNVEKGISASSISLEEQEALALKLLNSMHS encoded by the exons atgaaaaaacccaAAGCAAAAAGTTCAAGCAAGCAAAAAAAGCTCTCGGAGGTAAAAGAAATCGAGCTTCTGAACTCATGGATCGAGGCCCAGAAACCCGAATCCGGATTCAATCCCTTGTCGCTGCCTCCACTTTCCAAGGAAGAACGTCGTGTGGGAGCCAATTCCTTCCCACGATATTCTGGGGCCACTTTGTTCAGTGAGTTGCCCATCTCCAAGAAAACCAAGGACGCTCTGCGCCAGAGCAAATTCATCGAGATGACCGACATTCAGAGAGCTTCTCTGCCCCATGCTCTCTGCGGTAGGGATATACTCGGTGCCGCCAAAACTGGGTCCGGGAAGACTCTGGCTTTTGTTATTCCG GTTTTGGAGAAATTGTACAAAGAGAGATGGGGCCATGAGGATGGGGTAGGCTGCATCATAATTTCTCCCACGAGGGAATTAGCTGGCCAACTTTTCGACGTACTCAAGTTGGTTGGGAAGTACCATGGTTTTAGTTCTGGCCTTCTAATTGGTGGTCGCAAAGATGTTAAGTCCGAGAAAGAGCGAGTAAATGAGCTAAACATATTGGTTTGCACTCCTGGTCGACTTCTTCAGCACATGGATGAGACTCCATATTTTGATTGCTCACAACTTCAG GTTTTGGTCCTTGATGAGGCAGATCGAATTCTCGATGTGGGATTTAAGAAGGAATTAAATGCTATCATTTCACAGCTACCTAAAAGAAGACAAACCTTTCTTTTCTCGGCTACTCAAACAAAGTCAGTTCAAGATCTTGCAAGACTTAGTTTGAAGGACCCCGAGTATATCAGTGTGCATGAGGAGTCTGAAAAAGCCACCCCTACTGGTTTGCAGGAAACTGCAATAATTGTTTCTCTTGATGAAAAATTAGAAATGTTGTGGAGTTTCATTAAGGCGCATCTCAAGTCAAAGATTCTAGTGTTTCTATCAACTCGTAAACAG GTAAAATTTGTTTATGAAGCATTCAAAAAGCTCCGCCCTGGAATACCCTTGATGTGTCTGTATGGAAAGATGAAGCTGGAAAAAAGGTTGGGTGTATATTCACAGTTTTGTGAGAAACATTCAGTTCTCTTCTGCACTGATGTGGCTGCAAGAGGGCTTGATTTTAATCGGGCAGTTGACTGGGTTGTTCAG GTAGATTGCCCAGAGAATGTGGAGACTTACATACACAGAGTTGGCCGAACTGCACGCTATCAGTCTGGAGGGCGATCGGTTTTATTTTTGATGCCGTCAGAAACAAAAATGCTTGAGAAATTACGAGCAGCTAAATCACCCATACAATCTATAAAG gcaaataaaaaaagactgcAGCCTATTTCTGGGTTGTTATCAGCTTTACTAGTTAAGTATACAGAACTTCAGAATACAGCTCAAAGAGCCTTTAAAACATATTTGCTGTCTATTCATAAACAGAAGGATAAAGAAATTTTTGATGTGTTGAAACTTCCTTTGGATAAATTTTCGGCATCAATGGGTCTGCCTTTTGTCCCAAAGGTTCGTTTCCTTAATAagaaaagcaaacaaaataGTTTGCAAGAAAAATCATCCTACCTTCAGCCAGAGAATTCTGAGAAGGATGATGATTTGGAGAATCCAAGTGAGGACCTCAAACCAGTGAATTCTGAGGAGAATGATTTGGATATTCCTAGGAAGGAGCTAGACATTGGCAATTTTAAGGAAGAGAAAGTGGACAGAGGTTTTCTTCTGGAGGAGGATGCTGTAAATGAGGATGGGAAAGCCGGTGATGTTAAAGATATCGT ACCAGCAACTCGgattttgaagaaaaagaagctgAAGATCAACATCCACCGACCAGTGGGAACTAGAGTTGTATTTGATGAGGAAGGCAAAACGCTACCACCCCTTGCGAGAATAGCTGACATGAACGGTGCTAATGACTCACTCCTACTTGATCAGG acaagaaaaaagaatattataagAAGATGAGGGAACAATTAAAGCAGGTTGACAAGGAAGACAAACTTTTGGAAAGCAAGCGTCGCCGAGAGAAAAGAATCAAGGAGAAGttgaagaggaagagaaatAATGTTGAAGAAGAAGACAGCGAGCAGGGTGTTGACTCTGGGTCAGAAGAAGAGGCATCTAGGGATAGATCCCATAAAAGGTCAAAAATATACTTTGATAGCGACAATGAGGATGGTGAAGGAAGGGCTAACAATGTTGAAAAAGGTATCAGTGCCAGTTCTATATCATTGGAGGAGCAAGAAGCTTTGGCTCTCAAGTTGTTGAACTCCATGCACTCATAA